Proteins encoded together in one Undibacterium sp. CCC3.4 window:
- the lpxC gene encoding UDP-3-O-acyl-N-acetylglucosamine deacetylase, translating into MLKQTTIKQSVKTIGVGLHSGTKVELVLRPAPVDVGIVFTRTDLVPPLLFPATAMSVGDTRMASTLSNQGQRVSTVEHLLSACAGLGIDNLYIDVSAEEIPIMDGSASSFVYLLQQAGLQSQAAARKFIRVLKPVEIREGSGATEKWARLSPYQGFKLNFFIEFNHPAVDGTVQTAVVDFETDSFIKDVARARTFGFMQDVEMLRGIGLARGGSMENAIVMDEYRILNSDGLRFDDEFVRHKILDAIGDLYLVGHPLLASYTAHKSGHGLNNQLLRVLLADPDAYEIVTLADDATAPRSYAGQGQREWLFA; encoded by the coding sequence ATGTTAAAGCAAACAACCATCAAACAATCGGTCAAAACCATCGGTGTCGGCCTGCATTCCGGTACCAAGGTTGAACTGGTGCTGCGTCCGGCCCCAGTCGATGTTGGCATTGTCTTCACCCGCACCGATCTGGTGCCGCCACTGCTGTTTCCGGCCACTGCCATGAGCGTCGGCGATACGCGCATGGCTTCGACCTTGTCAAATCAGGGGCAGCGGGTCTCGACGGTGGAGCACTTGCTGTCGGCCTGTGCCGGTCTGGGCATCGATAATCTGTATATCGATGTCAGTGCCGAAGAAATTCCCATCATGGATGGTTCGGCCTCGTCCTTCGTGTATTTGTTACAGCAAGCCGGTTTGCAATCACAGGCTGCGGCGCGCAAATTCATCCGTGTGCTCAAACCGGTGGAAATTCGCGAAGGCAGCGGCGCGACCGAAAAATGGGCGCGCTTGTCGCCTTATCAGGGCTTTAAATTGAATTTTTTCATCGAATTCAATCACCCGGCGGTCGACGGTACGGTGCAAACTGCAGTGGTCGATTTTGAAACCGATTCCTTTATCAAAGATGTTGCGCGTGCGCGTACCTTCGGCTTCATGCAGGATGTGGAAATGTTGCGCGGCATTGGCCTCGCACGCGGCGGTTCGATGGAAAATGCCATCGTCATGGATGAGTACCGCATCCTCAATTCCGACGGTCTGCGCTTCGATGATGAATTCGTCCGGCATAAAATTCTCGATGCCATCGGCGACTTGTACTTGGTTGGTCATCCTTTATTGGCCAGTTACACCGCGCACAAATCGGGCCACGGTTTGAACAATCAATTGCTGCGCGTGTTGCTGGCAGACCCGGATGCCTATGAAATTGTGACACTCGCTGATGATGCCACGGCCCCGCGCAGTTATGCCGGGCAAGGTCAGCGTGAGTGGTTGTTTGCTTGA
- a CDS encoding peroxiredoxin, with protein sequence MSIQIGAHLPAGSLAEFIEVAGETCSIGPNTFQVAELVKGKTIAIFGLPGAYTPTCSAQHVPGYIAQAAALKAKGVDEIWCISVNDAFVMGAWGRDQHATGIVRMMADGNADFSKALGLSADFSKFGMGTRSQRYSLLAVDGVVTQLNIEEGGKFEVSNAETLLAQLA encoded by the coding sequence ATGAGCATACAAATTGGCGCACACTTACCAGCTGGCAGCTTGGCAGAATTTATCGAAGTCGCAGGCGAGACTTGCAGCATAGGCCCGAACACATTTCAGGTTGCTGAATTGGTAAAAGGCAAAACGATCGCGATTTTTGGTTTGCCAGGTGCTTACACGCCAACTTGTTCCGCTCAACATGTGCCTGGTTATATTGCCCAAGCCGCTGCCTTAAAAGCAAAAGGCGTTGATGAAATCTGGTGCATTTCTGTTAATGATGCCTTCGTCATGGGTGCATGGGGCCGTGATCAACACGCCACGGGTATCGTGCGCATGATGGCCGATGGCAATGCTGATTTCAGTAAAGCCCTCGGTCTGTCGGCCGATTTCAGTAAATTCGGTATGGGTACACGTTCGCAACGTTACTCCTTGCTGGCGGTTGATGGTGTTGTTACCCAACTCAATATTGAAGAAGGCGGCAAGTTTGAGGTATCGAATGCCGAAACTTTGCTCGCGCAATTAGCGTAA
- a CDS encoding S8 family serine peptidase — protein sequence MTNSAYRRTSLLAILLSASVLAAPPAAANASAQARARPEQKLTQLIVKYHNEVTYASAAAAASGAPINAQLQIQAQRLTRLQGLAQSYGSSLSVQRQIVTGAWVYRSAVPLTALQMRTLARHIAAADSSIDYAEPDYIRHAMTTPADQWDIQASASQPGSINLPGATALSSGANIIVAVLDTGYRPHRSLVPNLIAAPSGSGYGYNFISDAATARLTLAPGASSVRGPDALDQGDWVSDNSCGNSDSSWHGTHVAGTIAALNNPAGTVGIAPNAKILALRVLGKCGGTDSDIADAVAWAAGIHVAGVPDNTNKANVINLSLGGTGICSKTAAAVFQSAMAAGTVVVVAAGNESRDAKLSAPANCPGVIAVASNAITGGRASYSNYGGTVAVTAPGGGFTNAADVIYSTLPSGKTLSTDDQTYGSMAGTSQATPHVAAVVALMLAVNPKLNPAQIKAMLIKTARNAPSNCPGCGAGLVDASAAVKAAAGQ from the coding sequence ATGACCAACTCAGCTTATCGCCGCACTTCCCTGCTTGCCATCCTGCTCAGTGCCAGCGTGTTGGCCGCGCCGCCGGCAGCGGCCAATGCCAGTGCCCAAGCGCGCGCGCGCCCGGAGCAAAAGCTCACGCAATTAATCGTCAAGTATCACAATGAAGTCACGTACGCATCGGCCGCAGCCGCGGCCAGCGGCGCGCCCATCAACGCGCAGTTGCAAATACAGGCGCAACGGCTGACGCGCTTGCAAGGACTGGCGCAAAGCTATGGCAGCAGTCTGAGCGTACAGCGGCAGATTGTCACCGGCGCTTGGGTGTACCGCTCGGCAGTGCCGTTGACAGCGCTGCAGATGCGCACACTGGCGCGGCACATCGCGGCGGCTGACAGTTCCATCGACTATGCCGAACCCGACTATATTCGTCACGCCATGACGACCCCTGCCGATCAATGGGATATCCAAGCCTCGGCCAGCCAACCGGGCAGCATCAACTTACCCGGTGCCACGGCGCTCAGCAGCGGTGCCAATATCATCGTGGCGGTACTCGATACCGGTTATCGCCCACATCGCTCGCTCGTGCCCAACTTGATCGCGGCACCGAGTGGCAGCGGCTACGGCTACAATTTCATCAGCGATGCCGCCACCGCACGCCTGACTCTGGCACCAGGCGCCAGCTCGGTACGCGGCCCGGATGCACTCGATCAGGGCGACTGGGTCAGCGATAACAGTTGCGGTAATTCAGACAGTTCTTGGCATGGTACTCACGTGGCCGGTACGATTGCCGCGCTCAATAATCCGGCTGGCACGGTCGGCATCGCTCCGAATGCGAAGATCTTGGCGCTGCGGGTATTGGGCAAATGCGGCGGCACCGATTCCGACATCGCCGATGCCGTTGCCTGGGCCGCTGGCATCCATGTCGCCGGCGTGCCCGATAATACCAACAAAGCCAATGTCATCAATCTTTCGCTCGGCGGCACCGGCATTTGCAGCAAGACTGCCGCGGCGGTATTTCAAAGCGCTATGGCGGCCGGCACCGTGGTCGTGGTCGCGGCTGGCAATGAGAGTCGGGATGCGAAATTATCGGCACCAGCCAATTGTCCCGGGGTGATTGCGGTGGCATCGAATGCCATCACCGGCGGCCGTGCCAGCTACTCCAATTACGGCGGCACCGTGGCCGTCACCGCCCCCGGCGGCGGCTTCACCAACGCGGCCGACGTGATCTATTCGACTCTGCCGAGTGGAAAAACCCTGTCCACCGATGATCAAACTTACGGCAGCATGGCCGGCACTTCACAAGCCACGCCGCACGTGGCAGCAGTCGTGGCATTGATGTTGGCCGTCAATCCTAAGCTGAACCCGGCCCAAATCAAGGCGATGCTGATCAAAACCGCCCGCAACGCACCGAGCAATTGCCCTGGCTGCGGGGCCGGGCTGGTCGATGCCAGCGCGGCGGTCAAGGCCGCTGCTGGTCAGTAA
- the ftsZ gene encoding cell division protein FtsZ: protein MEFDMVDNATQGTVIKVVGVGGAGGNAVQHMINKGVSGVEFIAANTDAQALLQSKAHNVIQIGETGLGAGMKPEVGRKLAEESRARIEDALRGAHMVFIAAGMGGGTGTGAAPVVAQVAKELGALTVAVVSKPFSYEGKKCMDIADEGLEALSQHVDSLIIILNEKLEEIYEDDSMIEWLQHADDVLNNAVAGIAEIINVPGHINVDFNDVKTIMGEQGKAMMGTATASGVDRARLAAEQAVASPLLDGIDLSGARGVLVNVTASRSLKGKEIKEVMAAVRAFAAPDASIAQGIAYDDTMGDDIRVTVVATGLGRGKKNIQLVQTPMLRTGTNNEPMMAAAMATTTVSNGMGSAGTSFEGLSKPAVWRRESASDTVRALEKNGMETYDIPAFLRKQAD, encoded by the coding sequence ATGGAGTTCGATATGGTTGATAACGCCACACAAGGCACCGTAATTAAGGTTGTCGGCGTCGGTGGCGCAGGCGGCAACGCGGTACAGCATATGATTAATAAAGGTGTTTCGGGCGTGGAGTTCATCGCGGCCAACACTGATGCACAGGCTTTGCTGCAATCGAAAGCGCATAACGTGATACAAATCGGTGAAACCGGTTTGGGCGCGGGGATGAAACCGGAAGTCGGCCGCAAGCTGGCGGAAGAATCCCGTGCGCGTATCGAAGATGCATTGCGTGGTGCGCACATGGTCTTCATCGCTGCCGGTATGGGTGGCGGTACCGGCACTGGTGCGGCACCGGTGGTGGCACAAGTAGCGAAAGAACTCGGCGCCCTGACGGTCGCGGTGGTTTCCAAGCCGTTTTCCTATGAAGGAAAAAAATGCATGGACATCGCCGACGAAGGTTTGGAAGCTTTGTCACAGCATGTCGATTCCCTGATCATCATTCTCAACGAGAAGCTCGAAGAGATTTACGAAGATGACAGCATGATCGAATGGCTGCAGCATGCCGATGATGTGCTCAATAATGCCGTTGCCGGTATTGCCGAAATCATTAATGTGCCTGGTCATATCAACGTCGATTTCAATGACGTCAAAACCATTATGGGTGAACAAGGCAAGGCGATGATGGGCACGGCCACTGCGTCCGGCGTCGATCGCGCTCGTTTGGCCGCCGAACAGGCCGTGGCTTCGCCACTGCTCGACGGTATCGATTTGTCCGGCGCGCGTGGCGTACTGGTCAATGTGACTGCCAGCCGTAGCCTCAAGGGTAAAGAAATCAAGGAAGTCATGGCGGCAGTACGCGCCTTTGCCGCTCCTGATGCTTCGATTGCCCAAGGCATCGCTTACGACGACACCATGGGTGATGATATCCGTGTGACCGTGGTAGCTACCGGTTTGGGTCGCGGTAAGAAAAATATCCAACTGGTACAAACGCCGATGCTGCGTACCGGTACCAATAACGAACCGATGATGGCCGCTGCGATGGCGACCACCACGGTGTCGAATGGTATGGGTAGTGCCGGTACCTCGTTCGAAGGTTTGAGCAAGCCAGCCGTATGGCGTCGCGAGTCGGCTTCCGATACCGTGCGCGCATTGGAAAAAAATGGCATGGAAACTTACGATATTCCTGCTTTCCTGCGCAAACAAGCGGATTAA
- the ftsA gene encoding cell division protein FtsA has product MTKDAKNLIVGLDIGTSKIVAVVAEVMPDGRHEIIGLGQHESKGLKKGVVVNIEATVESIQRALEEAELMADCKISRVYTGIAGSHIRSFNSSGMVAIKDKEVTAADVARVIETAKAVNIPTDQQLLHTLPQEFIVDSQDDVREPIGMSGIRLEVKVHIVTGAVSAVQNIVKCVRRCGLEVSDLILQPMASAEAVLTRDEKELGVVLIDIGGGTTDVAVFSEGAIRHTAVIPIAGDQITNDIAMALRTPTSEAEEIKVRFGVAKQVLADPSDTLEVPGLGDRGPRSLSRQALAAVIEPRVEELFALVHQVVRESGYEDVLSSGIVLTGGSAAMPGMVEMAEDIFLKPTRLGMPAYSGQLADVVRSPRYATVLGLLLEAKKQYLRGHLVTRQEGSAKAVWQRMKEWFLGNF; this is encoded by the coding sequence ATGACAAAAGACGCAAAAAATCTCATCGTTGGCCTAGATATCGGCACTTCCAAAATTGTCGCGGTAGTGGCCGAGGTCATGCCCGATGGACGGCATGAAATCATCGGCCTCGGACAGCACGAATCGAAGGGCTTGAAAAAAGGCGTGGTCGTCAATATCGAGGCGACCGTCGAGTCGATTCAGCGGGCGCTGGAAGAAGCTGAGCTGATGGCCGATTGTAAGATCAGCCGGGTGTATACCGGCATTGCCGGCAGCCATATTCGCAGCTTCAATTCCAGCGGCATGGTCGCCATCAAGGATAAAGAAGTCACAGCGGCCGATGTGGCGCGCGTGATTGAAACGGCCAAGGCGGTGAATATTCCTACCGATCAGCAATTGCTGCACACGCTGCCGCAGGAATTCATCGTCGATAGTCAAGATGATGTGCGCGAACCGATAGGCATGAGCGGTATTCGCCTCGAAGTGAAAGTGCATATCGTTACCGGCGCGGTGTCGGCGGTGCAGAACATCGTCAAGTGCGTGCGGCGCTGCGGCTTGGAAGTATCGGATCTGATCCTGCAACCGATGGCTTCGGCCGAAGCCGTCTTGACGCGTGATGAAAAAGAACTCGGCGTGGTGTTGATCGATATCGGCGGTGGTACCACTGATGTGGCGGTATTCAGCGAAGGTGCGATTCGCCACACGGCGGTGATTCCTATCGCCGGTGATCAGATCACCAATGATATTGCGATGGCCTTACGCACGCCGACTTCGGAAGCAGAAGAAATCAAGGTACGTTTCGGGGTAGCCAAACAAGTGTTGGCCGATCCGTCCGATACCCTCGAAGTGCCTGGTCTGGGCGATCGCGGGCCGCGCTCATTGTCGCGCCAAGCATTGGCGGCAGTGATCGAGCCGCGGGTAGAAGAATTATTCGCGCTGGTTCATCAAGTCGTGCGCGAATCAGGTTATGAAGATGTGCTCTCTTCCGGCATTGTGCTCACCGGTGGTTCTGCTGCCATGCCGGGCATGGTCGAAATGGCCGAAGATATCTTCTTGAAACCGACGCGACTCGGTATGCCGGCCTACAGTGGCCAGCTCGCCGATGTCGTGCGCAGTCCACGTTATGCCACCGTTTTAGGCTTGTTGTTGGAAGCGAAGAAGCAGTATTTGCGCGGTCATTTGGTCACGCGGCAGGAAGGTTCTGCCAAAGCGGTCTGGCAACGCATGAAAGAGTGGTTTTTGGGGAATTTTTAG
- a CDS encoding cell division protein FtsQ/DivIB, translated as MWQDIKLMNNTANALLGAVLLALMLSGVWWVIRRPMFTLTVIQVAGSNAEPLRHVNPLTIRNTALPKIRGNFFTANLDNVRAAFESVPWVRRASVQREWPNKLSVTLEEHVAIGTWGDDGQLISVAGEVFTANLAEAEEDADLIALAGPDGSSREVLQQYVQLKTWFARIGLAPEAVKYSNRYAWSVKLNNGMQVELGRVQDGATIKGRVDKLLTVYPQLIASLQDSIESVDMRYPNGLALKSSHSAVGMKQKKKL; from the coding sequence ATGTGGCAAGACATCAAATTGATGAACAATACTGCGAATGCCTTGTTGGGCGCCGTTTTGCTCGCCTTGATGTTATCCGGCGTGTGGTGGGTGATCCGACGGCCGATGTTTACCTTGACCGTGATTCAGGTCGCGGGCAGCAATGCAGAGCCCTTGCGGCACGTGAATCCGCTGACGATCAGAAATACTGCCTTGCCGAAAATTCGCGGAAATTTTTTCACCGCCAATCTCGACAACGTGCGCGCCGCCTTTGAAAGCGTACCGTGGGTGCGCCGTGCCAGCGTCCAGCGCGAATGGCCGAACAAGCTCAGCGTCACGCTTGAGGAGCATGTTGCCATCGGTACCTGGGGCGATGATGGACAGTTGATTTCTGTGGCTGGCGAGGTGTTTACCGCCAACCTCGCCGAAGCCGAAGAAGATGCCGATCTGATCGCGCTGGCCGGCCCCGATGGCAGTTCGCGCGAGGTGCTGCAGCAGTACGTGCAATTGAAAACTTGGTTTGCCCGCATCGGCTTGGCACCGGAGGCGGTGAAATATTCAAACCGCTATGCCTGGAGTGTAAAACTCAATAACGGCATGCAAGTCGAATTGGGGCGCGTGCAGGATGGCGCGACGATCAAAGGACGGGTGGATAAATTATTGACCGTTTATCCGCAACTGATCGCCAGCTTACAAGATAGTATTGAAAGTGTGGACATGCGGTATCCGAATGGCCTGGCACTGAAGTCGAGTCACAGCGCGGTAGGAATGAAACAGAAAAAGAAGCTCTGA
- a CDS encoding D-alanine--D-alanine ligase, which yields MTELNNKALGKVGVLFGGRSAEHDISILSGQGVLAALQSKGVDAHAFDPAERSIAELAAEKFDRVFIALHGRYGEDGSLQGVLEQLNLPYTGSGVMASAIAMDKIFTKRIWQTHGLSTPKYAVLTPQTELRLVPDELGLPLIIKPPHEGSTIGITKVAGYSEMRTAYQLAAQFDDIVLAEEFVAGRELTIAVLGRGADAYALPIIEIVAPDGNYDYQNKYFTDDTRYVCPAELAPELSAEIAEMAVEAYRAVDCEGWARVDVLLRESDQKPFLLEINTSPGMTSHSLVPMAAKATGLSYEDLCLKILQTARLKIRTETK from the coding sequence ATGACAGAATTGAATAATAAAGCATTAGGTAAAGTTGGCGTCTTGTTCGGCGGGCGTTCGGCCGAACACGATATCTCCATCCTGTCCGGCCAAGGGGTGTTGGCGGCCTTGCAGAGCAAAGGAGTCGATGCCCATGCTTTCGATCCTGCCGAGCGCAGCATCGCCGAACTGGCGGCAGAAAAATTCGACCGCGTCTTCATTGCACTGCATGGCCGCTATGGCGAAGATGGCAGCTTGCAGGGTGTGTTGGAACAATTGAATCTGCCGTATACCGGGAGTGGTGTGATGGCTTCGGCGATTGCAATGGATAAAATTTTCACCAAGCGCATTTGGCAAACCCATGGTCTGTCGACCCCGAAATATGCGGTGCTGACGCCGCAGACTGAATTGCGTCTGGTGCCGGATGAACTCGGTTTGCCCTTGATTATCAAGCCGCCGCACGAAGGTTCGACCATCGGTATCACCAAAGTGGCCGGTTATTCGGAAATGCGTACGGCCTACCAGTTGGCAGCGCAGTTCGATGACATCGTGCTGGCAGAAGAATTTGTGGCCGGGCGCGAACTGACGATAGCGGTATTGGGTCGCGGTGCCGATGCGTATGCTCTGCCCATCATTGAAATCGTCGCACCCGATGGCAATTACGATTACCAAAACAAGTACTTCACCGATGATACCCGCTATGTGTGTCCGGCCGAGTTAGCGCCGGAACTCAGCGCCGAGATCGCCGAGATGGCGGTGGAAGCTTACCGCGCGGTCGATTGTGAAGGCTGGGCGCGCGTCGATGTGCTGTTGCGCGAATCGGATCAAAAGCCGTTTCTGCTGGAAATTAACACTTCGCCCGGCATGACCAGTCACTCGCTCGTGCCGATGGCGGCCAAGGCGACTGGTCTCAGCTATGAAGATCTGTGTCTGAAAATTTTACAGACAGCGCGTTTGAAAATTCGCACCGAAACCAAGTAA
- the murC gene encoding UDP-N-acetylmuramate--L-alanine ligase — MKHKVKHIHFVGIGGSGMSGIAEVLLNLGYTISGSDLSSNAASQRLASLGAKVSIGHAAEQIIGADAVVTSTAVKDDNPEVVAARARHIPIVPRALMLAELMRLKRGIAIAGTHGKTTTTSLVASILAEGGFDPTFVIGGRLNSAGANAKLGSGDFIVAEADESDASFLNLLPVIEVITNIDADHMETYGHDFSRLKQAFVEFTQRLPFYGVAVLCLDDANVREIMPLISKTIVTYGFHPEAEVRAVDARAADGKMHFTVVHEGYPDMQISLNQPGMHNVQNACAAIAIAREIGVADSATQKALSEFNGVGRRFTRYGEIACADGSGSFALVDDYGHHPVEMAATLAAARGAYPGRRLVLAFQPHRYTRTRDLFEDFVKVMASADAVVLAEVYAAGEAPLVAADGRALTRAVRVGGKVEPLFVEHIADMPDTLLHMLKGGDVLIVMGAGSISTVPARLTQAK; from the coding sequence ATGAAACATAAAGTTAAACACATTCATTTTGTCGGTATCGGTGGCTCGGGCATGAGCGGGATTGCCGAAGTCTTGCTCAATCTCGGCTATACCATTTCCGGTTCCGACCTCAGCAGCAATGCCGCTTCGCAGCGCCTGGCCAGTCTCGGTGCCAAGGTCAGTATCGGTCATGCGGCCGAACAGATCATCGGTGCCGATGCAGTAGTGACCTCGACGGCCGTGAAAGACGATAACCCGGAAGTTGTGGCAGCACGTGCGCGCCATATTCCGATTGTCCCGCGCGCCTTGATGTTGGCTGAATTAATGCGACTGAAACGTGGTATCGCCATCGCCGGCACCCATGGCAAGACCACCACCACCAGCTTGGTTGCGAGTATTTTGGCCGAGGGCGGTTTCGATCCCACCTTTGTCATCGGTGGCCGCCTCAACAGCGCCGGTGCCAATGCCAAGCTTGGTAGCGGCGATTTTATCGTCGCCGAAGCAGATGAGTCAGATGCCTCGTTTCTCAACCTGTTGCCGGTGATTGAAGTCATTACCAATATCGATGCCGATCACATGGAAACCTATGGGCATGATTTTTCGCGGCTCAAGCAAGCCTTCGTCGAATTCACCCAACGTTTGCCATTTTATGGTGTCGCCGTGCTCTGTCTCGATGATGCTAATGTACGTGAAATCATGCCCTTGATTTCCAAAACCATCGTCACTTACGGCTTTCATCCCGAGGCCGAAGTGCGTGCCGTCGATGCCCGCGCGGCCGATGGGAAGATGCATTTCACCGTGGTGCATGAGGGTTATCCCGATATGCAAATCAGCCTCAATCAACCGGGCATGCACAATGTGCAGAATGCCTGTGCAGCCATTGCCATTGCCCGTGAAATCGGCGTTGCCGACAGCGCGACCCAGAAGGCTTTGTCAGAATTCAATGGGGTCGGACGGCGCTTCACCCGTTACGGCGAGATTGCCTGTGCCGACGGCAGTGGCAGTTTTGCTTTGGTCGATGATTATGGCCATCACCCGGTGGAAATGGCGGCCACGCTGGCGGCAGCGCGTGGTGCCTATCCGGGACGGCGGTTGGTGCTGGCGTTTCAGCCGCATCGCTATACCCGCACACGCGATTTGTTTGAAGACTTTGTCAAGGTGATGGCCAGTGCCGATGCCGTCGTATTGGCGGAAGTGTATGCCGCCGGTGAAGCGCCATTGGTAGCGGCCGATGGCCGTGCACTCACGCGTGCCGTGCGCGTCGGTGGCAAAGTGGAACCGCTGTTTGTCGAGCACATCGCCGATATGCCGGACACCTTGCTGCATATGTTAAAAGGTGGTGACGTCCTCATCGTCATGGGGGCGGGTTCCATCAGTACGGTGCCGGCCAGATTGACGCAGGCGAAGTAA
- the murG gene encoding undecaprenyldiphospho-muramoylpentapeptide beta-N-acetylglucosaminyltransferase, which translates to MSPLRHKKLLIMAAGTGGHIFPGLAIADLMRARGWEVSWLGTRTGMEAQIVPAHGIVLDSLSFSGLRGKGWQHTVSGAVKLVGSFFTCVRIMLKRRPDVVLGMGGYVTVPGGLVASLCGKPLVLMNADAVLLLSNRALRPFASKLLFGLPTAVKDAKALVSGNPIRSEICQLPPPQQRYAERSGPLRILVVGGSLGAKVLNDMLPQALALLAPEQRPQVTHQSGKQHIAALRDNYARAGVTANVVDFIDDMAQCYGAADLVVCRAGAITVSELTAAGVASILVPFMASSTSHQKQNAAWMAQHQAALCLPQSELTPAVLAARLTALSRADCLQLAQAAHALGERAASENIAKILESLV; encoded by the coding sequence ATGAGCCCGCTGCGACACAAAAAATTATTGATCATGGCAGCCGGTACCGGCGGCCATATTTTCCCCGGCTTGGCGATTGCCGATCTGATGCGCGCGCGCGGCTGGGAAGTCAGTTGGCTCGGCACGCGCACTGGCATGGAAGCGCAGATTGTGCCAGCCCACGGCATAGTACTCGATAGTTTGAGCTTCAGCGGTTTGCGTGGTAAGGGTTGGCAGCACACAGTGAGCGGTGCCGTCAAGCTGGTCGGCAGTTTCTTCACTTGTGTGCGCATCATGCTGAAACGCCGCCCGGATGTGGTACTCGGCATGGGCGGTTATGTCACGGTGCCGGGTGGCTTGGTCGCCAGTTTGTGCGGCAAACCCTTGGTGCTGATGAATGCCGATGCGGTGTTACTGTTATCGAATCGGGCCTTGCGACCGTTTGCCAGCAAATTGCTGTTTGGTTTGCCAACGGCCGTCAAGGATGCCAAAGCCTTGGTCAGTGGGAATCCGATCCGTAGCGAGATTTGTCAATTGCCGCCACCGCAGCAGCGTTACGCCGAGCGTAGCGGGCCCTTGCGCATCTTGGTGGTCGGTGGCAGTTTGGGTGCCAAAGTACTCAACGATATGCTGCCGCAAGCCTTGGCGTTGCTGGCACCGGAACAGCGTCCGCAGGTCACGCATCAATCGGGTAAGCAGCATATCGCCGCCTTGCGCGACAATTATGCGCGTGCCGGTGTGACGGCCAATGTGGTCGACTTCATCGATGATATGGCACAGTGTTATGGCGCTGCCGATCTGGTGGTGTGCCGCGCCGGTGCGATCACGGTGTCGGAGTTGACGGCCGCTGGGGTAGCCAGTATTTTGGTGCCGTTCATGGCCTCGAGTACCTCACATCAAAAACAAAACGCTGCTTGGATGGCACAGCATCAGGCCGCGCTCTGCCTGCCGCAGTCCGAGCTCACGCCGGCCGTGTTGGCCGCGCGCCTTACTGCGCTCAGCCGCGCCGACTGTCTGCAGTTGGCGCAAGCGGCGCATGCACTCGGTGAGCGGGCGGCGAGTGAGAACATTGCGAAAATTCTGGAATCCTTAGTATGA